From Nocardioides daedukensis, the proteins below share one genomic window:
- a CDS encoding aldo/keto reductase, whose product MQQRALGTTGLKVSRLGLGTLTWGRDTDEHEARDQLIAFTEAGGTLLDTAAGYGDGASEELIGTLFGDVVARDDVVLATKAGISRRRGERETNVSRGHLISTLDQSLRRLGVDHVDLWQVHAWVDGTPLEETLGALDYAVSTGRAAYVGVSNYSGWQTAQASTWQAAVPGRAKIASTQVEYSLLNRTIEHEVIPAAQALGLGILPWSPLGRGVLTGKYRHGTPTDSRGASPHFANFVGTYLGEQHKRVVEAVVRAGEGLDWTPLEVALVWVRDRPGVTAPIMGARTAAQLRAALGIDELSLPPEIVDALDDVSGGD is encoded by the coding sequence ATGCAGCAACGCGCTCTGGGAACGACCGGCCTGAAGGTGTCACGGCTCGGTCTGGGCACCTTGACGTGGGGGCGCGACACCGATGAGCACGAGGCCCGCGACCAGCTGATCGCCTTCACCGAGGCGGGCGGCACCCTGCTCGACACCGCCGCCGGCTATGGCGACGGTGCCTCCGAGGAGCTGATCGGCACCCTGTTCGGTGACGTCGTCGCCCGCGACGACGTGGTCCTCGCGACCAAGGCGGGCATCTCGCGTCGTCGTGGCGAGCGAGAGACCAACGTCTCCCGGGGGCACCTGATCAGCACCCTGGACCAGTCCCTGCGCCGACTCGGCGTCGACCACGTCGACCTGTGGCAGGTGCACGCCTGGGTCGACGGGACGCCGCTCGAGGAGACCCTCGGGGCCCTCGACTATGCAGTCTCCACCGGGCGCGCGGCCTACGTGGGCGTCTCGAACTACTCCGGCTGGCAGACCGCCCAGGCCAGCACCTGGCAGGCCGCGGTCCCCGGCCGCGCCAAGATCGCCTCGACCCAGGTCGAGTACTCCCTGCTCAACCGCACCATCGAGCACGAGGTCATCCCTGCCGCGCAGGCGCTCGGCCTCGGCATCCTGCCGTGGTCACCGCTGGGACGCGGCGTACTGACCGGGAAGTATCGCCACGGCACCCCGACCGACTCACGCGGCGCCTCACCGCACTTCGCGAACTTCGTCGGAACCTACCTCGGCGAGCAGCACAAGCGCGTCGTGGAGGCTGTGGTCCGTGCCGGCGAGGGCCTGGACTGGACGCCGCTCGAGGTGGCCCTGGTCTGGGTGCGGGACCGGCCCGGGGTGACTGCCCCGATCATGGGAGCCAGGACGGCCGCGCAGCTGCGCGCTGCCCTGGGGATCGACGAGCTGAGCCTGCCACCAGAGATCGTCGACGCCCTCGACGACGTGTCCGGAGGAGACTGA
- a CDS encoding DUF5703 family protein, translating into MPTVARKAFRKNVEWEYDKLTLPRDLSRSVVTRLLVERAEKGGWELRSTRIGNDGVRRVLLRRKIIRQPRIDAFYL; encoded by the coding sequence ATGCCGACTGTTGCGCGCAAGGCGTTCCGCAAGAACGTCGAGTGGGAATATGACAAGCTCACCCTGCCGCGCGACCTGAGTCGCTCTGTCGTCACCCGCCTGCTCGTCGAACGCGCGGAGAAGGGCGGCTGGGAGCTGCGCAGCACCCGGATCGGCAACGACGGCGTACGCCGTGTGCTGCTGCGTCGCAAGATCATCCGGCAGCCGCGGATCGACGCCTTCTACCTCTGA